In Paludibaculum fermentans, the genomic stretch CACGTTCTACGACAAGTCGGATAAGCGCCGTGTCACTGGGCCCATCTCGTTCGCCATCGACGGCAAGGATGAGACGGCCTGGGGCATCAACGCTGGACCCGGTCTCAGCAACGTGCCCCGCAAGGCTGTCTTCGTTGCTGCAAAGCCCATCGAGGCAAGTGGCGAAACCACGCTGGTCTTCCTGGTGAAGCAGAACCACGGCGGCTGGAACAGCGACGATAACCAGAACAACAACCTGGGGCGCTTCCGGATTTCGATCACGGGCGACGATGCTCCTGTCGCCGATCCGCTGCCGGCCGAAGTCCGGGCGATCCTCGAGAAGCCCACGGTCGAACGCACCCTCGATGATCAGGGGAAAGTGTTCTCCTATTGGCGCACCACGGTGCCCGAGTGGGGCCCGGAGAACGAGAAGATTGCAGCCCTCTGGAAGCAGCATCCCCAGGGCTCGACCCAGTTGGTCCTGGCCGAACGTCCCACCCGGCGCGAGACGCACATCCTGGAGCGTGGCGACTTCCTCAAGCCGGCCAAACTGGTCACGCCCGGCACGCCGGGCTTCCTGAACCCGATGGCCGTCGAGAATCCCACCCGCCTGGACTTCGCCAACTGGCTGGTCGACAGGCAGTCACCCACCACGGCACGGGCAGTCGTGAACCGCGTCTGGCAATCCTACTTCGGCACCGGCCTCTCGGCCACCAGCGAGGATCTGGGCAAGCAGGGGGAGCCTCCCTCGCACCCCGAACTGCTCGACTGGCTGGCGGTCGAGTTCATGGACCACGGCTGGAGCCTCAAGCACCTGCACCGCACGATTGTGGAATCGGCCACCTATCAGCAGACTTCCCGGGTGACTCCGGAGTTACTCGAGCGCGACCCCGCCAACCGGCTGCTGGCACGCGGCGCGCGCTTCCGCGTCGATGCGGAGATCGTCCACGACATCGCCCTGGCAGCCAGCGGGTTGCTCAATGAGCAGGTGGGCGGCACCAGCGTCTATCCGCCGGCGCCCGACTTCCTCTTCCAGCCGCCGGTCAGCTACGGCCCCAAGATCTGGAAGGAGGAGAAAGACGCGCAACGCTACCGCCGCGCGCTCTACACCTTCCGCTATCGCAGCGTGCCTTACCCCATGCTGCAGACGTTCGACTCGCCCAATGGCGATGCCGCCTGTGTCCGCCGCTCGCGGTCTAATACGCCCCTGCAGGCGCTCACCACGTTGAACGAGCCCCTCTTCATGGAGGCCGCCCACGCCCTGGCCGACCTGACGCTGAAGCAGGGCGGCGCCTCCGACACCGAGCGCATCCGCTTCGCCTTCCGCCGCTGCGTGGCCCGGACGCCGGCCGATGCCGAAGTCACGGAGTTGCTGGCGCTGCTGAAGAAGCAGGAGGCGCGCATGGAGCCGGCCCAGGCCTGGACCATGCTCGCCCGCGTCCTGCTCAACCTCGACGAAACGATCACGCGCGAATAGGAGAACACCATGGATCCCCATCAGGTTAAATCGGAACGGACGCGGCGCTGGTTCTTCGAGCAGTGCGGCGTCGGGCTGGGCTCCATCGCCCTGGGCGATCTCCTGCGCGCGTCTGCGCCGTCGGACCCGCTGGCACCCAAGCAGCCCCACTTCGCGCCCAAGGCCAAACGCGTCGTCTTCCTCTTCATGGCCGGAGCCCCCAGCCACCTGGAGCTGTTCGACTTCAAGCCGGAATTGAAGAAATTCGACGGGACGCTGCCGCCGGCCGACCTGCTGAAGGGCTATCGCGCCGCCTTCATCAACCCCAATTCCAAACTGCTGGGGCCGAAGTTCCAGTTCGCCCAATATGGCAGCAACGGCGCCTGGATCTCTGAGTTGCTGCCGCATACCGCGGCCATCGTCGACGATCTCGCCATCGTGAAGTCCATGTCGACCGATGCCTTCAACCATGCCCCGGGCCAGTTGCTGATGAACACCGGCACCATGCAGTTCGGGCGGCCGAGTTTCGGCTCGTGGGCGACCTACGGCCTGGGCAGCGAATCGAGGGATCTGCCGGCGTTTGTCGTCTTCTCCAGCGGAGCGAAGGGGCCCAGCGGCGGCAACTCCTGTTGGGGCAGCGGCTTCCTGCCCACTGTGTATCAGGGTGTCCAGTTGCGCGGCAGCGGCGACCCCGTCCTCTATCTCTCCAACCCGCCCGGCGTCGACAAGCAGACCCAGCGCGAGTCGCTCGACTCCCTAAGAAGCCTGAACGAGATGCACCTGGCGACCGAAGGCGATCCCGAGATCTCGACCCGCATCAACTCCTTCGAGATGGCGTTCCGCATGCAGGACAGCGGCCCGGAATTGATGGACCTCACCAAGGAGCCGGCCCACATCCTGGAGATGTACGGCGCCCAGCCCGGCAAGCCCTCGTTCGCCAACAACTGCCTCTATGCGCGCCGCCTGCTGGAGCGTGGAGTGCGCTTTGTCCAGCTCTATCACGAGGCCTGGGATCAGCACGGCAACCTGGTGAAGGACCTCAAGAAGAACTGCCTGGACACAGACAAAGCCGCCGCGGCCCTGGTGAAGGATCTCAAGCAGCGCGGCCTGCTCGACGACACGCTCGTGATCTGGGGCGGGGAATTCGGCCGCACGCCCATGGTGCAGGGCGGCAGCGACGGGCGCGATCATCACCCCAACGCCTTCACCATGTGGATGGCCGGCGGCGGCATCAAACCGGGCCTGGTGATGGGCGAGACCGATGAACTCGGCTTCAACGTCACAAAAGACCGCGTCCATGTCCACGACCTGCACGCCACGCTGCTGCACCTGCTGGGCTTCGACCACACCAAGCTCACTTACAAGTTCCAGGGCCGCCCGTTCCGGCTGACAGATGTCCACGGCGAAGTCGTGCGGAAGATGCTGGCTTAAACTGGGGATTCATGGCGAATCCTTTCGAGACAGACAAGATGGCCGCCGGCTATGCCACTGCGCGGCCGCCCGTGCATGCGCGAGTAATTGAGCGGGCTCACCGCGCCCTGGGCCGCCCAGTTCCCTTCCGGCGGGCTTTGGATGTCGGCTGTGGAGCCGGGCTGTCCACCCGCGCCCTGGACGGCTTTGCCGAGCACTCCATCGGGATGGAGCCGGCCGAGCCCATGCTCAAATGGCATTCGACTCTGGCGCCGGGCGCCGACTTCCTGGTCGGCCGGGCCGAGGCGCTGCCGGTCCAGTCTGGCTGTGTCGACCTCATCACCGCGGCCGGAGCGCTGAACTATACGAATCTGGACCAGTTCTTCCCGGAGGCGCTACGCACGCTGACGCCCGATGGCACGCTGCTGGTCTACGACTTCTCGCCGGGCCGCTCCTTCCGTGAGAACGACCGGCTGGACGACTGGTTCACGGCCTTTGCCACGCGCTATCCCTGGCCGCACAATGAGGCACGCGAGCTGAATCCGCAGATCCTCGGGTCGCTCGACTCCGGCTGCCGCCTCGGCCAGCACGAGTACTTCGAGATCGGCCTCACGCTTTCGCCTGATTTCTACCTGGAGTACATGCTCACCGAAACCAACGTCGCTTCCGCCATGCGCAACGGCGGGTCCTACGACGAGATCCGGCATTGGTGCAGCGAGACGCTGGCCCCAGTCTGGGACGGCCGCGAGCGTGAGGTTCTCTTCCGCGGCTACTTCGCCTGCCTGAGCCGCCAGTAGCCGGTTAGAGCTCGAGGTGGTTCTGGTAGACCATCTGGCTCAACCGGAACTTCTCGTGGATGGCGAAGATCTGCAGGTCGCTGACGCACTCCACTTCCTCGTCCTTCAGTTCGATGGGCGCGGTATTGGGGAAGTGGATCTGGATGGCGATCGTCAGGCCCTGGGGCACGACCTCCACTTTGGTGGGTTTGATGATGCGGCCGGAACGCGTCCTCAGGAAGGAGGTCCGCTCTGTCTCGATCTCGACGACTCCGGCGCCCAGGTGGGCCACTTCGGCCGGAACGCCGTAGATCTCCAGGATGTAGTCCTGCGGCGGAGCGCCGATCAGGGAGTTGATCTTCGCCTCGCCCTGCTTCTGCTGCCGGGCTTTGTAGAGCGCCGTGGCATGGCGGATGGGCAGGGCGGTGGCCCAGCGTACGATGATGTCCGCCTTGGCGGGCAGGCTGGTCCTCGGCACGCCGATGCCGCCCACCGGGCTACCGCCCTTGATGGTGCCGTTCGGTGTATTGCCGGGGACGTCCTTGTAGCTGAAGGGCCGGTCGCCCGGCTTCACCCACATCAGGTTGACCGACTTCACGTGGGCCCAAGGCGAATCCGACACCATGCGGACCACGGCGTCGTCATTCCAGTTAGGGAACGGCTTGTCCTTCCAGTCGGCACCATAGGCCAGAACCGCGGACGCAAGCAGTGCTCCGCAACCGAGAACACATCGAACTCGACCAGTGATCAAAATGGAGCCCATCTCTTTCCAGGATACCGCCCGTGCTAGATCGGACGCGCCGCGCGGCCGGGCGGTTCCTCGATCCAACGGCTGGTGCGAGTTTCTGAAATTCCACATTCTTGCCATCTGAAATACAAAGATCTAAACTCAGCCTTTCTGGTAGCGTTTTCAGGAGAACCTATGGAGTTCGTCAAGATACGCCGGGAACGGGCCGTGGACGCGGTCTATGACGCCCTGCGGCAGGCGATTGTGAGCTGCTCCATGAAGCCCGGCGAGCGCCTCAATGTGGAGGAACTGGCCGGGAAGATGGGCGTCAGCCTGACGCCGGTGCGCGGCGCCATCCAGCAGTTGGCTACGGAGGGTTTGGTCGAGGTCCGGCCCCGGAGCGGCACCTTCGTGGCCAGCCTCACGCCCCAGGATCTGGACGAAACCTTCAAGCTGCGCAGCGCGCTGGAGTGCCTGGCGGCGGAGGAGGCCATTGAACGCATCCAGCCTGAACAACTGGCGCGCCTGCATGAACTCCTGAAGTCCCTCAAGCGCAAAGTCACCAACGAAGCCGAACGGCGCGCGCATGAGCAGGGCAACTCGGAGTTTCACCAGATCTTCATCGATGCCTCAGGGAATCAACGGCTTGCGGACATGTATCATGCCCTGAACGCGCACATCAAGATTGTCCGGATCCACGCGGGTGAGTCCGGCTGGCCGCTGCGTTTGCAGGAAGAGCAGGCCGAACACGAGGCCATCGTAGCCGCCCTGGAAGCCAGGGATGCCGCGGCCCTGACCGCCGCGCTGCGCAAGCACATCTACCGCGCCAAGGATGCCATGATCGCCGTCATACGGGCTGCGGAGTAGCCGCGGTCCGAAGCGGTTCCCCCTTACCAGTAGCGCCA encodes the following:
- a CDS encoding DUF1501 domain-containing protein, which gives rise to MDPHQVKSERTRRWFFEQCGVGLGSIALGDLLRASAPSDPLAPKQPHFAPKAKRVVFLFMAGAPSHLELFDFKPELKKFDGTLPPADLLKGYRAAFINPNSKLLGPKFQFAQYGSNGAWISELLPHTAAIVDDLAIVKSMSTDAFNHAPGQLLMNTGTMQFGRPSFGSWATYGLGSESRDLPAFVVFSSGAKGPSGGNSCWGSGFLPTVYQGVQLRGSGDPVLYLSNPPGVDKQTQRESLDSLRSLNEMHLATEGDPEISTRINSFEMAFRMQDSGPELMDLTKEPAHILEMYGAQPGKPSFANNCLYARRLLERGVRFVQLYHEAWDQHGNLVKDLKKNCLDTDKAAAALVKDLKQRGLLDDTLVIWGGEFGRTPMVQGGSDGRDHHPNAFTMWMAGGGIKPGLVMGETDELGFNVTKDRVHVHDLHATLLHLLGFDHTKLTYKFQGRPFRLTDVHGEVVRKMLA
- a CDS encoding class I SAM-dependent methyltransferase, encoding MANPFETDKMAAGYATARPPVHARVIERAHRALGRPVPFRRALDVGCGAGLSTRALDGFAEHSIGMEPAEPMLKWHSTLAPGADFLVGRAEALPVQSGCVDLITAAGALNYTNLDQFFPEALRTLTPDGTLLVYDFSPGRSFRENDRLDDWFTAFATRYPWPHNEARELNPQILGSLDSGCRLGQHEYFEIGLTLSPDFYLEYMLTETNVASAMRNGGSYDEIRHWCSETLAPVWDGREREVLFRGYFACLSRQ
- a CDS encoding GntR family transcriptional regulator, giving the protein MEFVKIRRERAVDAVYDALRQAIVSCSMKPGERLNVEELAGKMGVSLTPVRGAIQQLATEGLVEVRPRSGTFVASLTPQDLDETFKLRSALECLAAEEAIERIQPEQLARLHELLKSLKRKVTNEAERRAHEQGNSEFHQIFIDASGNQRLADMYHALNAHIKIVRIHAGESGWPLRLQEEQAEHEAIVAALEARDAAALTAALRKHIYRAKDAMIAVIRAAE